The stretch of DNA TCGGTGTGGGGCACAGACGTCGGGACCATGTGGGACAACGGCATTGCCGACAACCCGGCCACCCCGATCAACGAGCATCAGATCCTCATCGCGGTCGGCGATACCTTTAGCGGGCCCAATATGTCGGGCATCTGGCGACCCAACACCCTCTTCCGCAGCTCTGACCCCAACCTCGCCGACGGAATGGCGATTCCCGACGGCCAATGGTTCAACGGAAACATGTTCGGCGGAGCACCGTTGGGGCCGAACTCGACCACGGCGAGACAGAGCATCTTCCCCTCGGGCCTGCCCGCCGGGGTGACCCTTATCCCGACCGCAGGTGTCTCCATTCCCGTACCGGGCTCACAGTATGGCGCGGCACAGGTCCTGAGCTTCATGTCCGTGTCGCAATGGGGCGCACCCGGGCAATGGTCGACGAACTACTCCGCGCTGGCGTATTCGTTCGACAATGGGGAGAACTGGACTGTCGCACCGTCGTCAGTCCGCTACAACCAGCCCTGGACCGGAAATCAGAACTTCCAGCAGTCGGCGTTTGTCCGTCCGGGCGACGGATACGTGTACGTATACGGCACCCCGAACGGGCGCCAGGGCGCTGCCTATATCTCACGCGTACATGAATTAGAAATTTTGGACCCGACCAAATACGAGTACTACAGCAAAGGCACGACCATGACACCGGCCGGGTGGTACAAGAACGACCCGACCAAGGCGACTCCGGTCTTCGGACAAGAAGCGGGCGCCTGCGGCGTCGCAAACGCGGGAAACACGGTCAGCGAGATGTCAGTGCAGTACAACAAGCAGCTCAAGAAGTACGTTGTGCTGTACACCGACCAAAACAACAGCGTTGTGATGCGCACGTCGGATACCCCCGAGGGCACGTGGTCGGCGGCCAAAGTCGTGATGGGCCAGCAGAACGGTGGCATCTACGCGCCGATGATGCACCCGTGGTCTCCGTCCACAATGGGCACCGGAACCGACCTATATTGGAATCTGTCGCTGTGGTCGGAATACAACGTCATGTTGATGCGCACGGACCTCACTAAGGTTTAGCAGTATGCGAAGGACGGCGCTCGTCATCTTTGTGCTGACGGTCGCGGTGGGCGCACTGCCTGTCGCTTCCGCGGATCCCCCTGTGCCACAGGCGGATACGCCGTGTACATCCGACCTGTCCGGGGTGATGACCTGGCCGGCGAACGCATTGACCCCTCTGGCGTGTATCGACAACCGGTGGCGGGCCCTCACATCACCTCAACCGCCGAACGATCGGTGGCTGAGCGTCGGGCCGACGATCACGCTGCACGGCGAAGGGCTGCGTAACCCCAACGTCGCATCGGGACAATGGACCGCCGTGCCGCAGGAGCCTGGCAGTCAGTGCCGGTCAGTCCAGCAGACAGTCATTTCCCCCGGAGTAAAGAGTGCACCGCAGGTGTCCGAAGGCAGTCCCGGACAACAGCTTTCGCTGCAGTTGTTGCCTCGCCTCTTCTCGGTCGAGCTGAGCGGATACTGCCTGTGGACGCGTACCCCTAGTTAGGCCGCCGTGTCTTATTCCGCAAACGAGATTGTGGTATCGCTGCAGTTGGTCACCTCACGCCCTGGCGGAAAAGCCCGCGGGTCTGCGCCGGCGATGACTGTCTGCCTGTAGTACGCGCGCGTGGCGTCCGCCGAGCATTCGAAGGCGGCGTTCAACACGCGGAAGGTGGAGGAATCTGCGCCATCGATCACCTTGCCCATCCAGTAGATGCGATTCGCGTCGCGTGCATACGGGCCGTCGAGCGGACGAAAGGACGCCTCATCGGCACCCACGACCGGGTCGGTGAAGTAGTAAACCCGGTGCGCGTCTTGCGCGTAGGCGCCCGCCAACACGCGGAATGTCGCCGGATCGGCATCGACGATCGGGTTTCCGTTGACGTGAACGGTTCGACTGTCCTTCGTGAAGAGGTAATTATCGTTGCTCGAGACGATCGCGAAATGCATTGGATCGTTTGACAACACGCCGCCGTCAGTCCAGTACACCGCGGTGCTGTCTTTCGACAGTCCGCCGTCGAGCAGCTCGAAGTGCGCGGGATCGTCGCTGATCGGCCGGTCCAGTTGGTAGACGTGGCTGCGGTCCTTGGCGAAGGTGCTGCGGTCAAGCACGTCGAAACTCGATGCGTCAGCGCCCGAAATCGGGTGGCCGTCGAAGTAGGCGTTGGCCTTGTCCTTCGCATAGGTGGTGTCAAACGCCTTGAACGACAGCGGATCAGCGCCCTGGATCTCGAACGCCTTACCCGGAAACGCGACCAGGTAGTAGACCTTGTCGCCGCGGACGTGATAGCCGGCGGCATCGAATAGCGAGTTGGGTGGTTTGTTACTGCTGCACGCCGGCAACAACGCCACGACGACGAGGCACAGGGCCGCGATCGATCTGCGCATGCGACGATCGAATCACCTAATTCACCGGCGCATTGAGAATCGGGCGCTTCTGGTAAGCGTCGCTGGTGTCGAAATGCCACCACTCGCCCTTGTAGACCGTCAACCCCCCCGCGGCCATCGCATCGCGCAGTCGCGCGCGGTTGGCCTGGGCGGCCGCGCTGACACCGTCGGTCGCGTAGGCGAGAGCGCACGGGGTGAAGTCGTCGAAGTCGGTACCCATGTCGACGGGACCGGCGGCGTCAGCAATGGTCACGTCGACAGACCGTCCCGCCTCGTGGCTGCGTGAGTACGGCCCCGGGCGGGCCACCCAGTTCGGGTCGGGCACCGCCTCGAACATTCGCACCTGCACGTCGTGTGGCCGATAGCAGTCCCAGAACTGCAGCACTTCGCCTTTCGGCCGCAACACCGCGGCGGCCGCGGCCAGGCCCTGGGCCATCGACTCGTGCACCAGGCAGCGAGCGTCAGCGGGGTAAAGCGGGACGCCGACGAAATTGTTCGGCGTCGCGTATCGAAGGTCGATGATTGCGTCGGGCACTACGGTGCGCACGTCGATCAGCCCGGCCGCCCGCGCGGCGTCAGACACCGGCGCCACCGGTGGTGCCGCGGATGCCCTGGCAGGAAAGCCGCAGCTGAGGCAGAAGATTGTCAGCACAAGGACTACAGGTACTCGCACGCGAAGACCTCCAAAAAACAGGTATCCGCCTACGCTATCGGCCCCCGAGGTGCGGCCAGACCATGAAGGCGTCCCGAAACGAGGAGGCCAGCATGAGCGCTGCCACCGTCAAGTGCCCGACAGTCTTCGAAGCCGACCTGCCAACCGTCTCCTACCAGGACGCCCCGAGCCCGCAGGCTGCGCACGAGGCTCTCAAGCGAGCGCGGGAGCAGTCGCCGATCGCGATGGGGCCGCAGGGGCCCGAGATTCTGCGATACGAGCTCGCGCACACTGCGCTGCGTGATCCTCGGATGTCCCCGCCGCCCGGGATGGGCCTCGAGACGCAGGGCATCACGTCAGGCGAACTGTGGGATCGGGTCAGCTCGTCCCTTCTGTGTATCAACGGTGAGGACCATGCCCGGTTGCGCCGACTGGTGTCCAAGGCCTTCACCCCTCGCTCGGTCGCGCGGCTGGACAAGACGATCACCGACATCATCACCGAGCTGACCGACCCGCTGATGGAGCATGGCCGCTCGGAGATCGTCGCCGACATCGCACGCCCCTATCCGGTTCCGGTGATCTGCGAGCTGCTCGGCGCTCCGCGACAGGATTGGCAGCTGTTCTCGGCCTGGGCCGACGACTTCTTCAAGACCTTCACCTGGAGGGCCGCCGAGTACGAGGCCGAAATCCTCAAGGCGTGGCGTGAACTCGACGACTACGTCGACGGCATGGTGGCCGAACGGCGCAATTCGCCGACCGACGACCTGATTACCGGATTGATTCGTGCCGAGGACGAGGGCGACCACCTGAGCATGGCCGAACTGCGCATGCTTGCCGGCGGCATTCTCATGGCGGGCACGGACACCACCCGCAACCAAGTGGCCGCTGCCATCGATGTGCTCTGCGATCATCCGGAGCAATGGGATCTGCTCGCCGAGCATCCGGAACTGGCGATGAAGGCGGTCGAAGAGCTGATGCGCTTCTACCCCGTCACCTTCGGCGTGATGCGGACGACGACCGACGACGTCGAATACGAGGGTGTGGTCATCCCGGCAGGGACGTTCGTCTGGGTCAACACGGCCGCCGCGAACCGGGACCCTGCGGTCTTTCAGGATCCGGATCGGCTCGACATCACCCGCGAAGGGGCGCCGCCGATGCAGTCATTCGGCGCGGGGGCACACTACTGCCTCGGCGCGAACCTGGCCCGGCGCGAGATCGCCGAAGCCCTGACCGTGATGGCCCGCCGCATGCGCAACCTGCGCCGCGCCGGACCGGCGCCGTGGAAGCCGCTGGTCGCCATCAGCGGGCCTGCCACGCTGCCGGTGGAATTCGACGCGGCTTGACCCAACGCTGAGCACCCGCATAGCCGGTGTGCCTAGACTTTTCAGCGTGCGCGACGTACTCGACGAACTGCTGACGGTCTGGCGTGCCGGCGGAACAGCGGGTCTCGCCACGGTCGTCCGCACCATCAAGTCCGCGCCGCGTCCGCCGGGCGCCACGATGGTGGTCTCCCCTGACGGCACTGTCGCCGGTTCGGTGTCCGGTGGCTGCGTCGAGGCCGCCGTCTATGAGCTCGCCAACGAGGTCGTCGACAGTGGGCGACCCGAACTGCATCGCTACGGGATCTCCGACGATGACGCCTTCGCCGTGGGTCTCACCTGCGGCGGGATCATCGACATCTTCGCAGAACCGGTGTCCCGCAACACTTTTCCGCAACTGCAGGCGATCGCCGACGATATCGCGGACCAACGCCCGACTGCCATCGCCACCGTGATCGCACATCCCGACCCCGACTGGCTCGGCCGGCGGCTGGTCGTCGGACCGCAGTCGGTGACGGGATCGTTGGGTTCTGCACGCGCCGACGACGCCGTCGCCGATGACGCGAAGGGCCTGTTGGCGGCCGGCCGCACCGCCGTGCTGTCGTACGGCCCCGACGGGCAGCGTCAGGAAGTGGGCATGGAGGTGTTCGTCGCCAGCCACGCTCCGCGGCCACGCATGCTGATCTTCGGAGCCATCGACTTCGCCGCGGCGCTCGCCCGCCAAGGAGCGTTTCTCGGATACCGCGTCACCGTGTGCGACGCCAGGCCCGTCTTCGCGACGCCGGCGCGATTTCCCGACGCCGACGAGGTCATCGTCGACTGGCCCGACCGCTACCTCACCGCACAGGCCGAGCAGGGCGCGATCGATGGCAGGACCGCGATCTGCGTGCTGACCCACGACCCGAAGTTCGACGTGCCCGTTCTGCAGGTGGCGGTGCGACTGCCCAAGGTGGACTACATCGGGGTGATGGGGTCGCGTCGCACCCACGACGACCGGATGAACCGACTGCGCGAGGTCGGACTGACCGACGCCGAGCTGGACCGCCTGGCCAGCCCGATCGGCCTCGATCTGGGCGCCCGCACCCCCGAAGAGACCGCGGTTTCGATAGCCGCGGAGATCATCGCACGCCGCTGGGGCGGTGGCGGCCGGCCATTGACCGAGGTCGACGGCCGAATCCACCACATTAATTAGATGAGACAATCGGGGTGGAAATGTCGCTCTCGCGTACGATAACGTGACTCTCAGGCATTCGAGGGGAGTGAATGGGTGACTGAAACGGTCGTGGCCCGGTATGCGGGCGCCCGCGTTCCTCGCGTCGAGGACAACCGGCTTCTCACCGGTCGCGGCACTTTCGTCGACGACGTCACCAGGCCCGGGCTGTTGCACGCCTGCTTCGTACGCAGCCCGTTCGCGCGCGCAAAGCTGGGTGGCATCGACGCCACCGCCGCCCTCGCACTGCCCGGGGTTCGCGCGGTGCTGACGGCGGCCGACATCAATCGGGACGTCAAAGAGGCGTGGCACGCCGTCGCGGGTAAGGACATCCCGGACACCCCGCGCCCGCCGCTGGCCGAGGGTGAGGTCAAGTTCGTCGGCGATCCGGTGGCGTTGGTTATCGCCGAGAGTCGCTACCTCGCCGAGGACGCCGTCGAGTTGGTCGAAGTCGACTACGTGCCGCTGCCTGCCATCGCCGACTTCACCCGCGCATTCGGCGGCTCTGCCGCCGGTGTTCCAGTCGTCCACGAGGCCTATCCCGACAACGTCGCGGGCGGCATGGGCGGCGCACCACCGGATGAGGAAACGTTCGCGTCGGCTGCGCATGTCGCCGAAGCCAATGTGTATCAACAGATTTATGCACCGGTGCCGATTGAGACCCGCGGCATGGTCGTCGAGTGGGAGGCCTCGTCGGAGGAACTGACGGTGTGGGCGTCCACCCAGACTCCGCACGAGTTGCGGGCGTTCGCCGCGCGGCTGCTCGGCATCCCGGCCCAGGGCGTGCGAGTCATCATGCGCGACACCGGCGGTGGGTTCGGCCAGAAGGTCGTCCCGATGCGGGAGGACATGTGCATCCTGCTGGCCGCGCGCAAGGTGCCGTTCGCGCTGAAGTGGATCGAGGACAGGCGCGAGAACTTGATGTCGGCCGGCCAGGCGCGCCACGTCGACGGTAAGGCCAGGATGGCATTCGACGAGGAGGGCAACATCCTCGCCGCCGACATCGACTTCGTGTATGACATCGGTGCGTATCCGACGCCATACCCGGTGCTGACCACGGCGGCTGTCGGGATGTTCTTTCCCGGGCCGTACCGCGTTCCCAAGGCGAGCTTCAACTACAAGACGGTGTTCTCGAACACGGCAGGGCTGGCGGCCTACCGTGGGCCCTGGCAGTACGAAACCCTCACGCGGGAAATCCTTCTCGACATCGCCGCGCGCAAGATGAACATGGATCCCGTCGAGCTGCGGCGGCGCAACATCCTGCGCGGCGACGAGATGCCGTACTTCAATCCCAATGGCATGCCCTACGACCATGTCGCGCCTGCGGACACCTTCGAGCAGGCGGTGAAAATCCTTGACCACGAAGGGTTTCGTCGCGAGCAGCGAGAAGCCCTCGAGCACGGCCGCTATCTCGGGCTCGGGTTCTCGGCATACATCGAGCCGACGGGCGCGGCGACCGGTCACCTCGCGACCGAGGGCGCGACCATTCGGATGGAGCCAACAGGCAAGATCAACGTCTACGTCAACGGCGGGTCGACAGGCAACAGCATCGAAACCACGGTCGTGCAGCTGACGGCAGATGCGCTGGGCGCCAAAATCGAAGACGTCTCCACGATCCAGGGCGACACCGCGGTGACGCCGTACGGCGCCGGCACGCAGGGCAGCCGGTCGGGTCCGATGACGGCGGGTGCGGTTCACGAGGCAGGCGGCATGCTGCGCAAGCAGATCGTGGCGATGGCCGCCCATCGACTCGGTGTCGAAGAGGCCGACATCGAGCTGAGTGGCTCCAAAGCTCTTGTCCGCGAAGACCCGTCGAAGAACGTGAGTTTCGCCGATATCGCGTATCGGTCGTATTACGAGCCGCAGCAGTTGCCACCAGGGATGGCGGCCACGCTGGAGGCGACCGCGCGCTTCACCTCTCAGGCAATGATCCACTGGGCGAACGCCACTCATGCCTGCACGTGCGAGGTGGACGTCGAGACCGGACACGTCACGCTGACGCGCTACATCGTCAGCGAGGACGTCGGCGCGATGATCAACCCCAACGTGGTCGAGGGCCAGATCGCGGGCGGCACAGTGCAGGGCATCGGCGGTGCGCTGCTGGAGAACATGGTTTACGACGACGACGGAAACCCGCTGTCCTCAACGTTTGTCGACTATCTGCTGCCGACCGCCACCGAGGTGCCGCCGATTGAGTACGGCCACGTCGAGATCCCAGGGCCGGGCATCGGCGGCTACAAGGGTGTCGGCGAGGGCGGCGCCATCGGCTCGACTCCCGCGGTGATCAATGCGATCAACGACGCGTTGGCCCCACTCAGTGTCACACTCACCCGCCTACCCGCCAGCCCCGCTGCGATCGTCGAACTGATCGAGCAGGCCACGAAGTGAGGACGCAAACGTGGAACTGAACAACGAATTTCGGGTCGCGGTGCCTGCGGCGAAGACGTGGGAGGTGCTCACCGACGTCGAGCGCGTCGCCCCGTGCCTGCCCGGCGCCACCCTGCTGACGGTCGACGGTGACGAGTTCACCGGCGCGGTGAAGGTCAAGGTCGGGCCGATCACCGTGTCCTACAAGGGAAACGCGGCGTTCCTGGAAAAGGACGCGGCGGCGCAGCGAGTGGTGCTGAAGGCCAACGGCAAGGAGACAAGGGGCAACGGCAGCGCGGCCGCGGTCGTCACCGCACAGCTCAAGGACGAAGGCGACGCCACCAGCGTGGTGATCACCACGGACCTGACGATCTCCGGCAAGGCCGCTCAGTTCGGCCGCGGCGTGCTTGGCGAAGTGGCCGGCAATCTGATCGCGCAGTTCGCCAGGGCGCTCGAGGCGGACATCCTGGGCGGGTCGCAACCGGCCGCGCCAACCACCACCGCCGCGCCGACAGCCGAAACCCTCACGGCGGCTGGCCAACCTGCCGCTGCCGAGTCCATCGATCTGCTCAAGGTGGTCGCCGTACCGATGGCGAAGCGGTTCGCGCCCGCGTTGGCCGCGCTGGCGGCAGGTGGGGTGATCGGCTTCCTGTTGGGCCGCCGGCGAAACCGTCGCTCCGACGACCTTCTGGATGCGCTGTCGCGGCTGGTGTCATGAAGGCTGCCGCATTCGCGTATCACCGACCCGCCACCGTCGACGAAGCCGTCGGCCTGCTTGCCGAGTACGGCGAAGATGCGAAGGTCCTAGCGGGTGGGCAGAGCCTGGTGCCCATGCTCGCTATGCGCCTGACGCACTTCGACAACCTGATCGACATCTCACGGATCGGCCAGCTCCTCGGTATCGACCTGCGCGACAACGAAGTTCGGATCGGCGCAGTGACGCCACACGCATTCGTCGGGATGGACGACGAGGTCGCAGAGTCGGTCCCGTTGCTGACGCTGGCGACTCCGCATATCGGCCACTTCCAGATCCGCAACCGCGGCACGCTGGGAGGCGCGATCGCCCACGCCGATCCCGCGGCGGAGTACGCGGTGGTCGCGTTGGCGCTCGACGCGCAGATCGAAGCGATCTCGCCGCGCGGCGCACGGGATATTCCGGCGAACGAGTTCTTCACTGGCCTCTGGGAAAACTCCATGGCGACTGACGAAATTCTCACGGCTGTGCGCTTTCCTGTGTGGGGCGCGCGGTCCGGCTTCGCAGTTGAGGAGTTCGCCCGCAGGCACGGCGATTTTGCGATCGCTGGCGCCGCCGTCGCAGTGCAGCTCGATGAGGATGCTCGTGTGAGCCGCTGCGGGATAGGACTTCTCGGCCTGGGATCGACGCCGTTGCGGGGCTCGCCTGCCGAGCAGGCCGTGGTCGGGCGTCCCGTCGCCGACATCACCGCAGACGAGGTCGGCCGGCAGGCCATCAGCGCACTGACCGAGATCCCTGCCGATCTGCAGGGGTCGGCCGCCTATCGAGCCAAGGTCGGGGCCATCATGGTGGCGCGCGCCTGGGAATCTGCGACCGCGGAGGCAAGGAATGCATGAGTGGCCCGTGAAGGTGTCCGTGAATGGACAGCCGACCGAGGCGTCGGTGGAACCGCGGCTGACGCTCGCTGACTATCTTCGCGAGCGCTGCGGGCTGACCGGGACGCATCTTGGGTGCGAGCACGGCGCCTGCGGGGCGTGCACGGTGTTGGTCGACGGGCAAGCGATGCGGTCCTGCCTGATGTTCGCGGTGCAGGCGGACGGTTGCGAGGTGACGACGGTCGAGGGAGTGGCGGGCGAGGGCGGAGAGCTTTCTCCGGTGCAGGCCGCACTGCGGGACTGCCATGGTTTGCAATGCGGGTTCTGCACGCCAGGGATCGTCATGTCGATCACCGCGCTGCTGCGGGACAACCCGGCACCCACGGATGCGGAAATCCGGGAAGGCCTGTCCGGGAACTTCTGCCGCTGCACCGGGTATCAGGGCATCATCAACGCAGTTCACCGCGCTGCAGAGTTGCAAGCCTGACTAACTGCCCCGGGCAGCGATTCCTTTGCTGGCGTACTCTGCCGGGCCGGGGACGTTTACTGGGGACAGATGAGAAGGAAGCATTTGTTCGCCCTTGACCTGGGAACGGGCGGTTAGCTTCGTCCGCCCCAACTCACCCACGCGGCGGCGCACAGAAACTCACGGCATGGTGGAACCATGAAGATTGGGTTCATCGGGCTGGGAAACATGGGCGCGGGGATGGCCGCGAATCTGCTGAAGGTCGGCCACGAGGTGACGGCCTACAACCGGTCACCTGACAAGGTTGCGGCCCTTGCGAAGCAGGGCGCTAAGCCGGCGAAGTCGGTGGCGGAGACGTGCGACGGCGACATCGTGATCACGATGCTGGCCAATGATGACGCCGTCTCGGCGGTCACGTACGGCGACGACGGCATCCTGGCCTCGCTGAGGCCCGGCGCGACGCATGTCTCGTCTAGCACGATCAGCGTTGCGCTGTCGGAGCGGCTGACGGCCGCGCATGCCGAGACGGGCCAGCGGTTCGTCGCGGCGCCTGTGTTCGGCAGGCCCGAAGCAGCCGCAGCTGCAAAGCTTTTCGTGGTGGCAGCCGGTGCCGATGACGCGCTGCAACTGCTTTCACCCGTTTTCGATGCGATCGGCCAGCGGACATTCGTGGTGTCGGACCAGCCGAAGGCAGCCAACCTGGTGAAGCTGAGCGGCAACTTCCTGATCGCGTCGGTGATCGAATCTCTCGGGGAAGCAATGGCTTTGGTTGCCAAGGCGGGCGTAGACAAGAGCGAGTACCTCGAGATCCTCACCGCGACGCTGTTCGGCGCTCCGGTGTACAAGACGTATGGCGGGCTGATCGCGCGTGAAGAATTCGAGCCCGCTGGTTTCGCCGCCGAACTCGGCCAGAAAGACATCCGACTGGTGCTCGCGGCGGGCGAGGCACTGCAGACTCCGCTCCCGATCGCCAGCTTGTTGCGAGATCGCTTCCTGACGCTGCTCGCCAACGGCGGCGCCAGCCTGGACTGGTCGGCCGTCGGCGCGCTACCCGCCTGGGAGGCAGGTGGATCTAGCCCAACGTCACGGGGCTAGATCCGGCTGGGAATCAACCCTTGCCACGACGCCCCGCAGCCCATCGGCACCGAAGAGCGGCTCCAACATCGCCGAGTAGTCGGGGCCGCGACGTACCAGCACGCCGCCGTCCACATTGATCACCTGACCGGTGATGTAGCTCGATGCGTCGCTGAGCAGGAACAGCGCGGCGTTGGCAATGTCCTCTGCCTCACCCGGTCGCGGCAACGGTGTGATCTCCGCGTAATCGGCACTCAACTCCGGCGAATCAAGGACGGGCGCAACGAGTTCAGTGCGGATCAGGCCGGGCCGGATGCAGTTGACCCGCACCCACGACGCACCCAGTTCGTCGGCGGCCAACTGCATCAGATGGTCGATGGCCGCCTTGGAGACGCCGTAAGCGCCGAACCACCGGTGCGTGTTGCTCGCCGCGATCGACGAGATACCGATGAACGACCCACCCCCACCGCGGACCATCTCCCGCGCGGAATGCTTGATCATGTACATGCTGCCGTTGATGTTCAGATCGACAGTGCGCCGCCACGCTTCAGAGTCGATCTGGGTGATCGGGCCGATGGTTTCGCTGCCGCCCGCGCAGTGCACCACGCCCCACAGCCGACCGGTCCACGCGGTCGCCGCCTCGACGGCGCGCGCCACCTCGTCCTCGTTGGTGACATCGGCGGGTTCGTACAGCACCGCACCGGCGCCGCCCTCCGCCGTGATCTCATCCGCCGCCGCCGCCAGCGTGTCGGCGTTGCGCCCGACCAGCATCGCGTGGCCGCCGGCGGCCACGACCGCGGCGGCCGTAGCCTTGCCGATCCCGCTGCCACCGCCGGTGACCAGTACCGTTCGCTCCGCCAACGACAGCTGCACTGCTGACCCCTTCGCCGGGTTACTAGAACAGGTTCTAGTTATACGTCACGGCTCGTCGCGGCGGGCAAGCTTCGGGGCCCCCAGCGTGCGCCAGTCCGGCACGTCCGGCGGCAGGCCGACGGGATAGCGGTTCTCGTTGGCGGCTGCCCAGTGCGCGTGGCCGAGCTCGTGAATGTGGAACGCGTGTCGAAGGGCTTCGGTGAACCCCATCGCGTCGGCCGCAGCGTTGACGGAATCCTTCACAAGCAACGCCGCCATGGTGGGCCGCTCTGCGATGCGCCGGGCGAATTCCTGCGTCTTGTCCTCGAGTTCTGCGCGAGGGAAGATTTTGGAAACCATGCCAAGGCGGTGCGCCTCGTCGGCGTCGATCGAATCACCGGTCAGCAAAAGTTCTTTCGCTTTGCGCGCGCCGAATTCCCATGGGTGCGCGTAATACTCGACGCCGGGCATCCCCATCCGAACGGCGACGACGTCGCTGAACTTCGCATCGTCGGCGGCGACAATCAGGTCGCACGCCCAGATCAGCATGAGGGCCGCCGAGATCGCGTTGCCCTGCACCTGCGCGATGGTGATCTTGCGCAGATCGCGCCAGCGCCTGGTGTTTTCGAAGAAATAGTGCCATTCCTGTAGGTACGTCCGCTCCGCGACGGCCGACCTTGTCGCGCCGTTGAACTGAAACGTGGGATGCTGCCCCGGGCCGGGCTTGCGCTCCGCCAGTGCCTCCTCCGAGCCGAGATCGTGCCCGGCCGAGAAGTTCTTGCCGCGGGCAGCCAGGATCACCACGCGCACCGTATCGTCGGCCTCTGCGCGGCCGAAGGCCTCATCAAGCTGCACCAACAGAGTTCGCGACTGGGCGTTCTGGGCCTCGGGCCTGTTCAGCCAG from Mycobacterium sp. JS623 encodes:
- a CDS encoding (2Fe-2S)-binding protein yields the protein MHEWPVKVSVNGQPTEASVEPRLTLADYLRERCGLTGTHLGCEHGACGACTVLVDGQAMRSCLMFAVQADGCEVTTVEGVAGEGGELSPVQAALRDCHGLQCGFCTPGIVMSITALLRDNPAPTDAEIREGLSGNFCRCTGYQGIINAVHRAAELQA
- a CDS encoding enoyl-CoA hydratase, with the protein product MASPDLTSAEEIGGDAPQQVEYETLDEGTIARIWLNRPEAQNAQSRTLLVQLDEAFGRAEADDTVRVVILAARGKNFSAGHDLGSEEALAERKPGPGQHPTFQFNGATRSAVAERTYLQEWHYFFENTRRWRDLRKITIAQVQGNAISAALMLIWACDLIVAADDAKFSDVVAVRMGMPGVEYYAHPWEFGARKAKELLLTGDSIDADEAHRLGMVSKIFPRAELEDKTQEFARRIAERPTMAALLVKDSVNAAADAMGFTEALRHAFHIHELGHAHWAAANENRYPVGLPPDVPDWRTLGAPKLARRDEP
- a CDS encoding SRPBCC family protein → MELNNEFRVAVPAAKTWEVLTDVERVAPCLPGATLLTVDGDEFTGAVKVKVGPITVSYKGNAAFLEKDAAAQRVVLKANGKETRGNGSAAAVVTAQLKDEGDATSVVITTDLTISGKAAQFGRGVLGEVAGNLIAQFARALEADILGGSQPAAPTTTAAPTAETLTAAGQPAAAESIDLLKVVAVPMAKRFAPALAALAAGGVIGFLLGRRRNRRSDDLLDALSRLVS
- a CDS encoding NAD(P)-dependent oxidoreductase; protein product: MKIGFIGLGNMGAGMAANLLKVGHEVTAYNRSPDKVAALAKQGAKPAKSVAETCDGDIVITMLANDDAVSAVTYGDDGILASLRPGATHVSSSTISVALSERLTAAHAETGQRFVAAPVFGRPEAAAAAKLFVVAAGADDALQLLSPVFDAIGQRTFVVSDQPKAANLVKLSGNFLIASVIESLGEAMALVAKAGVDKSEYLEILTATLFGAPVYKTYGGLIAREEFEPAGFAAELGQKDIRLVLAAGEALQTPLPIASLLRDRFLTLLANGGASLDWSAVGALPAWEAGGSSPTSRG
- a CDS encoding FAD binding domain-containing protein, producing MKAAAFAYHRPATVDEAVGLLAEYGEDAKVLAGGQSLVPMLAMRLTHFDNLIDISRIGQLLGIDLRDNEVRIGAVTPHAFVGMDDEVAESVPLLTLATPHIGHFQIRNRGTLGGAIAHADPAAEYAVVALALDAQIEAISPRGARDIPANEFFTGLWENSMATDEILTAVRFPVWGARSGFAVEEFARRHGDFAIAGAAVAVQLDEDARVSRCGIGLLGLGSTPLRGSPAEQAVVGRPVADITADEVGRQAISALTEIPADLQGSAAYRAKVGAIMVARAWESATAEARNA
- a CDS encoding SDR family oxidoreductase — translated: MQLSLAERTVLVTGGGSGIGKATAAAVVAAGGHAMLVGRNADTLAAAADEITAEGGAGAVLYEPADVTNEDEVARAVEAATAWTGRLWGVVHCAGGSETIGPITQIDSEAWRRTVDLNINGSMYMIKHSAREMVRGGGGSFIGISSIAASNTHRWFGAYGVSKAAIDHLMQLAADELGASWVRVNCIRPGLIRTELVAPVLDSPELSADYAEITPLPRPGEAEDIANAALFLLSDASSYITGQVINVDGGVLVRRGPDYSAMLEPLFGADGLRGVVARVDSQPDLAP